A DNA window from Megalobrama amblycephala isolate DHTTF-2021 linkage group LG11, ASM1881202v1, whole genome shotgun sequence contains the following coding sequences:
- the akirin2 gene encoding akirin-2 → MACGATLKRTMDFDPLMNPASPKRRRCAPMSPSSSSASPQKYLRMEPSPFGRVSSALTTEQILSNIKQEYKRMQKRRHLESSFQQSDSGCGLDSQPHASISSSTAALPGVSSGSASPSRREQPLFTLKQVGMICERLLKEREEKVREEYDEILTTKLAEQYDAFVKFTHDQLMRRFGEQPASYVS, encoded by the exons ATGGCCTGTGGAGCCACTCTTAAAAGGACTATGGATTTCGATCCTCTGATGAACCCGGCGTCTCCGAAGAGGAGGAGATGCGCGCCCATGTCCCCGTCCAGCTCCAGCGCGTCCCCGCAGAAGTACCTGCGCATGGAGCCGTCGCCCTTCGGCAGAGTATCTTCAGCCCTCACCACAG AGCAAATCCTGAGCAACATCAAGCAGGAGTACAAGCGCATGCAGAAGAGGAGACATCTGGAGAGCAGCTTCCAGCAGAGCGACTCCGGCTGTGGCCTCGACTCTCAGCCGCACGCCTCCATCAGCAGCAGCACAGCCGCACTGCCAG GCGTCTCCTCTGGATCGGCGTCCCCCTCCAGACGGGAGCAGCCGTTGTTCACGCTGAAGCAGGTGGGAATGATCTGTGAGCGTCTGCTGAAGGAGCGCGAGGAGAAGGTCCGGGAAGAGTACGACGAGATCCTGACAACCAAACTTGCAG AACAGTACGATGCTTTCGTGAAGTTCACCCATGACCAGCTGATGAGGCGGTTTGGAGAGCAGCCTGCCAGCT ATGTGTCCTGA
- the rars2 gene encoding probable arginine--tRNA ligase, mitochondrial isoform X2: MACFFRRSVALQLSKVVGVSEDALIPLISAVPVSKKHVCDLRTTSDLRVSVNSLLQRGAVPPDGDLQTQTQALANQIKRDAVVEEVVAGRGVIHFRLNRLILAQKLLEQLHSEPDGFGVKSDLLRHLQGGRTLVEFSSPNIAKKFHAGHLRSTIIGNFIANLKKALGKDVIRVNYLGDWGMQFGLLGAGFERFGSQEKLKTRPLEHLFEVYVQVNREVESDESVRSAAAEFYRRLVQREDQALELWRQFREITVDEYKRIYQRLGVDFDHYSGESFHDGQTQNVLEELKTKRLLKTTEKGTGVVDLSAMGDMSSYATLVRSDGTSLYITRDIAAALDRKQRFGFDEMIYVTDKSQSVHFQQLFHILSAMGHEWAERCHHVAFGLVQGMSTRRGEVVFLEDVLEEARSRMINNMRQSRTSKVLEEPELTAERVGISALIIQDFKGPLISDYKFDWDKVLQSQGDTGVFLQYTHARLCSLLRRHASESYSCRDVSPLTDSRSVSVLQHLLRYDEVLLQSANDLQPRHLVNFLMTLSHLVASAHRELPVKGSPAAAAQARLCLFSAVRSVLANGMRILGITPVDKM; encoded by the exons ATGGCGTGCTTCTTCAGGAGGAGTGTTGCGCTGCAG CTTTCAAAGGTGGTCGGAGTGTCTGAAGATGCTTTAATACCCCTGATCTCTGCTGTGCCAGTGTCGAAGAAACA TGTTTGTGACCTCAGGACGACCTCTGACCTGCGTGTGTCGGTCAACAGTCTGCTGCAGAGAGGAGCTGTTCCTCCTGATGGAGACCTGCAGACCCAAACACAAGCGCTGGCCAATCAG ATCAAACGTGACGCTGTCGTGGAAGAGGTCGTCGCTGGTCGAGGAGTGATTCACTTCAGATTGAACAGACTGATCCTGGCGCAG AAGCTCTTAGAGCAGCTGCACTCAGAGCCCGACGGGTTTGGCGTGAAGAGCGACCTTCTGCGCCATCTTCAGGGCGGCCGGACGCTTGTGGAGTTCAG CTCTCCAAACATCGCTAAGAAATTTCATGCCGGACATCTTCGCTCCACTATAATCG GAAACTTCATTGCCAATCTAAAGAAGGCCTTGGGGAAAGATGTTATTCGAGTCAATTATTTGGGCGACTGGGGAATGCAGTTTG GTCTGTTGGGAGCTGGTTTTGAGCGCTTCGGCTCTCAGGAGAAGCTGAAGACGCGGCCGCTGGAGCACCTGTTTGAG GTGTACGTCCAGGTGAACCGTGAGGTCGAGAGTGACGAGAGCGTGCGTTCGGCCGCTGCAGAGTTTTACAGGCGTCTGGTTCAGCGGGAGGATCAGGCCCTGGAGCTGTGGAGACAGTTTCGAGAGATCACTGTCGACGAATACAAACGCATCTATCAG CGTTTAGGCGTTGACTTTGACCATTACTCTGGAGAGTCGTTTCATGACGGTCAGACCCAGAATGTGCTGGAAGAGCTGAAGACCAAACGCCTGCTGAAGACCACTGA GAAGGGCACAGGTGTGGTGGATCTGTCTGCGATGGGTGATATGTCGTCGTACGCCACATTAGTGCGCAGTGATGGGACGTCCCTGTACATCACCAG AGACATTGCAGCAGCGCTGGACAGGAAGCAGAGGTTTGGCTTTGATGAGATGATCTATGTG ACAGATAAGAGTCAGTCCGTCCACTTCCAGCAGCTCTTTCACATCCTGTCAGCCATGGGACACGAGTGGGCAGagag gtGTCATCATGTGGCGTTCGGGTTGGTGCAGGGCATGAGCACACGCCGCGGGGAGGTGGTGTTCCTGgaggatgtgctggaggaggcGCGGAGCCGGATGATCAACAACATGAGACAGTCCAGAA CTTCAAAAGTGCTGGAGGAGCCGGAGCTGACGGCCGAGAGGGTGGGGATCAGCGCTTTAATCatacag GACTTCAAAGGGCCTCTGATATCAGACTATAAATTCGATTGGGACAAAGTCTTGCAGTCTCAAGGGGACACGGGTGTGTTTCTGCAGTACACACACGCCCGACTCtgcag TTTGCTGAGGAGACACGCGAGTGAGTCGTACTCTTGCCGTGACGTCTCTCCTCTCACGGACAGCAGAAGTGTTTCAGTTCTCCAGCACCTGCTCAG ATATGATGAAGTTCTTCTTCAGTCGGCGAATGACCTGCAGCCCAGACACCTGGTCAACTTCCTCATGACTCTCAG TCACCTGGTGGCCTCGGCTCATCGAGAGCTGCCCGTGAAGGGAAGTCCAGCGGCGGCAGCCCAG GCCCGACTCTGTCTGTTCAGTGCCGTCCGGTCAGTTCTGGCCAATGGGATGAGGATTCTGGGTATTACGCCAGTTGATAAAATGTGA
- the rars2 gene encoding probable arginine--tRNA ligase, mitochondrial isoform X1 yields MACFFRRSVALQLSKVVGVSEDALIPLISAVPVSKKQTTSDLRVSVNSLLQRGAVPPDGDLQTQTQALANQIKRDAVVEEVVAGRGVIHFRLNRLILAQKLLEQLHSEPDGFGVKSDLLRHLQGGRTLVEFSSPNIAKKFHAGHLRSTIIGNFIANLKKALGKDVIRVNYLGDWGMQFGLLGAGFERFGSQEKLKTRPLEHLFEVRPYRDVCVFHLLSLSLVDLFSLGLQVYVQVNREVESDESVRSAAAEFYRRLVQREDQALELWRQFREITVDEYKRIYQRLGVDFDHYSGESFHDGQTQNVLEELKTKRLLKTTEKGTGVVDLSAMGDMSSYATLVRSDGTSLYITRDIAAALDRKQRFGFDEMIYVTDKSQSVHFQQLFHILSAMGHEWAERCHHVAFGLVQGMSTRRGEVVFLEDVLEEARSRMINNMRQSRTSKVLEEPELTAERVGISALIIQDFKGPLISDYKFDWDKVLQSQGDTGVFLQYTHARLCSLLRRHASESYSCRDVSPLTDSRSVSVLQHLLRYDEVLLQSANDLQPRHLVNFLMTLSHLVASAHRELPVKGSPAAAAQARLCLFSAVRSVLANGMRILGITPVDKM; encoded by the exons ATGGCGTGCTTCTTCAGGAGGAGTGTTGCGCTGCAG CTTTCAAAGGTGGTCGGAGTGTCTGAAGATGCTTTAATACCCCTGATCTCTGCTGTGCCAGTGTCGAAGAAACA GACGACCTCTGACCTGCGTGTGTCGGTCAACAGTCTGCTGCAGAGAGGAGCTGTTCCTCCTGATGGAGACCTGCAGACCCAAACACAAGCGCTGGCCAATCAG ATCAAACGTGACGCTGTCGTGGAAGAGGTCGTCGCTGGTCGAGGAGTGATTCACTTCAGATTGAACAGACTGATCCTGGCGCAG AAGCTCTTAGAGCAGCTGCACTCAGAGCCCGACGGGTTTGGCGTGAAGAGCGACCTTCTGCGCCATCTTCAGGGCGGCCGGACGCTTGTGGAGTTCAG CTCTCCAAACATCGCTAAGAAATTTCATGCCGGACATCTTCGCTCCACTATAATCG GAAACTTCATTGCCAATCTAAAGAAGGCCTTGGGGAAAGATGTTATTCGAGTCAATTATTTGGGCGACTGGGGAATGCAGTTTG GTCTGTTGGGAGCTGGTTTTGAGCGCTTCGGCTCTCAGGAGAAGCTGAAGACGCGGCCGCTGGAGCACCTGTTTGAGGTCCGTCCTTACAGAGACGTCTGTGTGTTTCATTTACTCTCATTGTCACTAGTTGATTTGTTTTCACTGGGGCTGCAGGTGTACGTCCAGGTGAACCGTGAGGTCGAGAGTGACGAGAGCGTGCGTTCGGCCGCTGCAGAGTTTTACAGGCGTCTGGTTCAGCGGGAGGATCAGGCCCTGGAGCTGTGGAGACAGTTTCGAGAGATCACTGTCGACGAATACAAACGCATCTATCAG CGTTTAGGCGTTGACTTTGACCATTACTCTGGAGAGTCGTTTCATGACGGTCAGACCCAGAATGTGCTGGAAGAGCTGAAGACCAAACGCCTGCTGAAGACCACTGA GAAGGGCACAGGTGTGGTGGATCTGTCTGCGATGGGTGATATGTCGTCGTACGCCACATTAGTGCGCAGTGATGGGACGTCCCTGTACATCACCAG AGACATTGCAGCAGCGCTGGACAGGAAGCAGAGGTTTGGCTTTGATGAGATGATCTATGTG ACAGATAAGAGTCAGTCCGTCCACTTCCAGCAGCTCTTTCACATCCTGTCAGCCATGGGACACGAGTGGGCAGagag gtGTCATCATGTGGCGTTCGGGTTGGTGCAGGGCATGAGCACACGCCGCGGGGAGGTGGTGTTCCTGgaggatgtgctggaggaggcGCGGAGCCGGATGATCAACAACATGAGACAGTCCAGAA CTTCAAAAGTGCTGGAGGAGCCGGAGCTGACGGCCGAGAGGGTGGGGATCAGCGCTTTAATCatacag GACTTCAAAGGGCCTCTGATATCAGACTATAAATTCGATTGGGACAAAGTCTTGCAGTCTCAAGGGGACACGGGTGTGTTTCTGCAGTACACACACGCCCGACTCtgcag TTTGCTGAGGAGACACGCGAGTGAGTCGTACTCTTGCCGTGACGTCTCTCCTCTCACGGACAGCAGAAGTGTTTCAGTTCTCCAGCACCTGCTCAG ATATGATGAAGTTCTTCTTCAGTCGGCGAATGACCTGCAGCCCAGACACCTGGTCAACTTCCTCATGACTCTCAG TCACCTGGTGGCCTCGGCTCATCGAGAGCTGCCCGTGAAGGGAAGTCCAGCGGCGGCAGCCCAG GCCCGACTCTGTCTGTTCAGTGCCGTCCGGTCAGTTCTGGCCAATGGGATGAGGATTCTGGGTATTACGCCAGTTGATAAAATGTGA
- the rars2 gene encoding probable arginine--tRNA ligase, mitochondrial isoform X3 has product MACFFRRSVALQLSKVVGVSEDALIPLISAVPVSKKQTTSDLRVSVNSLLQRGAVPPDGDLQTQTQALANQIKRDAVVEEVVAGRGVIHFRLNRLILAQKLLEQLHSEPDGFGVKSDLLRHLQGGRTLVEFSSPNIAKKFHAGHLRSTIIGNFIANLKKALGKDVIRVNYLGDWGMQFGLLGAGFERFGSQEKLKTRPLEHLFEVYVQVNREVESDESVRSAAAEFYRRLVQREDQALELWRQFREITVDEYKRIYQRLGVDFDHYSGESFHDGQTQNVLEELKTKRLLKTTEKGTGVVDLSAMGDMSSYATLVRSDGTSLYITRDIAAALDRKQRFGFDEMIYVTDKSQSVHFQQLFHILSAMGHEWAERCHHVAFGLVQGMSTRRGEVVFLEDVLEEARSRMINNMRQSRTSKVLEEPELTAERVGISALIIQDFKGPLISDYKFDWDKVLQSQGDTGVFLQYTHARLCSLLRRHASESYSCRDVSPLTDSRSVSVLQHLLRYDEVLLQSANDLQPRHLVNFLMTLSHLVASAHRELPVKGSPAAAAQARLCLFSAVRSVLANGMRILGITPVDKM; this is encoded by the exons ATGGCGTGCTTCTTCAGGAGGAGTGTTGCGCTGCAG CTTTCAAAGGTGGTCGGAGTGTCTGAAGATGCTTTAATACCCCTGATCTCTGCTGTGCCAGTGTCGAAGAAACA GACGACCTCTGACCTGCGTGTGTCGGTCAACAGTCTGCTGCAGAGAGGAGCTGTTCCTCCTGATGGAGACCTGCAGACCCAAACACAAGCGCTGGCCAATCAG ATCAAACGTGACGCTGTCGTGGAAGAGGTCGTCGCTGGTCGAGGAGTGATTCACTTCAGATTGAACAGACTGATCCTGGCGCAG AAGCTCTTAGAGCAGCTGCACTCAGAGCCCGACGGGTTTGGCGTGAAGAGCGACCTTCTGCGCCATCTTCAGGGCGGCCGGACGCTTGTGGAGTTCAG CTCTCCAAACATCGCTAAGAAATTTCATGCCGGACATCTTCGCTCCACTATAATCG GAAACTTCATTGCCAATCTAAAGAAGGCCTTGGGGAAAGATGTTATTCGAGTCAATTATTTGGGCGACTGGGGAATGCAGTTTG GTCTGTTGGGAGCTGGTTTTGAGCGCTTCGGCTCTCAGGAGAAGCTGAAGACGCGGCCGCTGGAGCACCTGTTTGAG GTGTACGTCCAGGTGAACCGTGAGGTCGAGAGTGACGAGAGCGTGCGTTCGGCCGCTGCAGAGTTTTACAGGCGTCTGGTTCAGCGGGAGGATCAGGCCCTGGAGCTGTGGAGACAGTTTCGAGAGATCACTGTCGACGAATACAAACGCATCTATCAG CGTTTAGGCGTTGACTTTGACCATTACTCTGGAGAGTCGTTTCATGACGGTCAGACCCAGAATGTGCTGGAAGAGCTGAAGACCAAACGCCTGCTGAAGACCACTGA GAAGGGCACAGGTGTGGTGGATCTGTCTGCGATGGGTGATATGTCGTCGTACGCCACATTAGTGCGCAGTGATGGGACGTCCCTGTACATCACCAG AGACATTGCAGCAGCGCTGGACAGGAAGCAGAGGTTTGGCTTTGATGAGATGATCTATGTG ACAGATAAGAGTCAGTCCGTCCACTTCCAGCAGCTCTTTCACATCCTGTCAGCCATGGGACACGAGTGGGCAGagag gtGTCATCATGTGGCGTTCGGGTTGGTGCAGGGCATGAGCACACGCCGCGGGGAGGTGGTGTTCCTGgaggatgtgctggaggaggcGCGGAGCCGGATGATCAACAACATGAGACAGTCCAGAA CTTCAAAAGTGCTGGAGGAGCCGGAGCTGACGGCCGAGAGGGTGGGGATCAGCGCTTTAATCatacag GACTTCAAAGGGCCTCTGATATCAGACTATAAATTCGATTGGGACAAAGTCTTGCAGTCTCAAGGGGACACGGGTGTGTTTCTGCAGTACACACACGCCCGACTCtgcag TTTGCTGAGGAGACACGCGAGTGAGTCGTACTCTTGCCGTGACGTCTCTCCTCTCACGGACAGCAGAAGTGTTTCAGTTCTCCAGCACCTGCTCAG ATATGATGAAGTTCTTCTTCAGTCGGCGAATGACCTGCAGCCCAGACACCTGGTCAACTTCCTCATGACTCTCAG TCACCTGGTGGCCTCGGCTCATCGAGAGCTGCCCGTGAAGGGAAGTCCAGCGGCGGCAGCCCAG GCCCGACTCTGTCTGTTCAGTGCCGTCCGGTCAGTTCTGGCCAATGGGATGAGGATTCTGGGTATTACGCCAGTTGATAAAATGTGA
- the slc35a1 gene encoding CMP-sialic acid transporter, producing the protein MASESVSVIFKIYCLTVMTLIAATYTVALRYTRTVSSDLYFSTTAVCLAEVIKLLLSLLMLVRETGDLGRCWTAVVTHIFRSPKELLKLSVPSVVYAIQNNMAFVALSNLDAAVYQVTYQLKIPCTALCMVLMLSRSLSRLQWFSVFMLCGGVTLVQWTPPQSTKVQVEQNPFLGFVAIAVAVLCSGFAGVYFEKVLKSSDTSLWIRNIQMYLSGIVVTLIGVFMTDGAQVLEKGFFYGYTPWVCLVVFLASVGGMYTSVVVKYTDNIMKGFSAAAAIVLSTVASVILFGLQITTTFITGALLVCVSIYTYGLPKQDTSKVLKPSTDREDTQKLIDV; encoded by the exons ATGGCGAGCG AGTCGGTGAGTGTGATCTTCAAGATCTACTGCCTGACTGTCATGACCCTGATCGCTGCCACATACACTGTGGCCCTCAGATACACCCGGACCGTGTCCTCGGACCTGTACTTCTCCACCACTGCGGTGTGCCTGGCTGAGGTCATCAAGCTGCTGCTGAGTCTGCTGATGCTGGTCAG GGAGACCGGAGACCTGGGCCGCTGTTGGACCGCAGTGGTCACTCACATTTTCAGAAGTCCCAAGGAGCTGCTGAAGCTGAGCGTGCCGTCGGTGGTGTACGCCATCCAGAACAACATGGCCTTCGTGGCTTTGAGCAACCTGGACGCTGCTGTCTACCAG gTGACGTATCAGCTGAAGATCCCCTGTACGGCGCTGTGCATGGTGCTGATGCTGAGCCGCTCTCTGAGCCGTCTGCAGTGGTTCTCGGTCTTCATGCTGTGTGGAGGCGTCACGCTGGTGCAGTGGACCCCGCCGCAGTCCACCAAAGTCCAG GTGGAGCAGAACCCGTTCCTGGGCTTCGTGGCGATTGCCGTCGCGGTCCTCTGCTCCGGGTTTGCAG GTGTGTACTTTGAGAAGGTCCTGAAGAGTTCGGACACCTCTCTATGGATCCGAAACATCCAGATGTACCTGTCAGGAATCGTCGTGACCCTCATAGGGGTCTTCATGACAGACGGCGCCCAGGTCTTGGAGAAAGGCTTCTTCTACGGATACACGCCTTGGGTCTGCTTAGTCGTCT TTCTGGCGAGTGTGGGAGGAATGTACACGTCTGTGGTGGTGAAATACACTGATAACATCATGAAGGGCTTTTCGGCGGCCGCTGCGATCGTGCTGTCCACCGTGGCATCTGTCATCCTCTTCGGCCTGCAGATCA CGACGACGTTCATCACGGGAGCCCTGCTGGTGTGTGTGTCCATCTACACGTACGGCCTGCCCAAACAAGACACCAGCAAAGTGCTGAAACCCAGTACAGACAGAGAGGACACACAGAAACTCATCGACGTCTGA